A genomic stretch from Candidatus Hydrogenedentota bacterium includes:
- a CDS encoding arylsulfatase, with translation MASTRGYASPAEAKPPNIVLILADDLGYGHLGCYGQKHIRTPHIDQLAQDGMRFTQAYAGCSQCAPSRSVLMTGYHSGHTPVRGNSGGISLRDEDVTVAEVLKRAGYRTGLFGKWGLGDADTPGVPNKQGFDEFFGYLHQKHAHFYYTDYLWHNDARFALPGNVDGKREQYTPDVILDRALDFIRESREGPFFCFVSSTIPHHEWAVPKSSLKEYAGKFDEQRPEFRWREGYAFPKEPKATMAAMISHLDKSVGKLVGLLDELKLRDDTLVLFTSDNGPDSYSMTNGEFFEASGPLRGRKYELYEGGIRVPAIARWTGTITAGVDNDLPIHFADIMPTFAELAGDRSLPPSDIDGISVAPALLGARRGGVQEKREFMYWDLDSGSRAVRMDEWKLVLPKRDAKLELYDLKSDIGESRDVSADHPDVVEKMRACMDANYTPPPPQIEPPIPDGRQYR, from the coding sequence TTGGCATCGACACGGGGATATGCGTCGCCCGCGGAGGCAAAGCCCCCGAACATCGTGCTTATCTTGGCAGACGACCTGGGGTATGGACACCTCGGCTGCTACGGGCAGAAGCACATTCGCACGCCGCACATCGATCAACTCGCCCAAGATGGAATGCGGTTTACGCAAGCGTACGCGGGGTGCTCGCAGTGCGCCCCGTCGCGCAGCGTGTTAATGACGGGCTACCACTCCGGGCATACGCCCGTGCGCGGGAATAGCGGCGGCATATCGTTGCGCGACGAGGACGTTACCGTCGCGGAAGTGTTGAAGCGCGCAGGGTATCGAACGGGGCTGTTCGGAAAGTGGGGGCTTGGCGATGCGGATACGCCCGGGGTCCCGAACAAGCAAGGATTCGACGAGTTCTTCGGATATCTGCACCAGAAGCACGCGCATTTCTATTATACGGACTACCTCTGGCACAACGATGCTCGGTTTGCTTTGCCGGGCAACGTTGACGGCAAGCGCGAACAATACACGCCGGATGTGATTCTCGATCGCGCGCTCGACTTCATTCGCGAATCGCGCGAGGGGCCATTCTTCTGTTTCGTCTCGTCCACCATTCCACACCATGAGTGGGCGGTGCCAAAATCGTCGTTGAAGGAGTACGCAGGAAAATTCGACGAACAACGGCCGGAGTTCCGCTGGCGCGAGGGATACGCCTTCCCGAAGGAACCCAAGGCGACGATGGCGGCGATGATATCGCATCTGGACAAGAGCGTTGGCAAGCTGGTGGGGCTTCTCGACGAGTTGAAACTGCGCGACGATACGCTTGTACTGTTTACGTCGGACAACGGCCCCGATTCCTACTCGATGACGAATGGGGAGTTCTTTGAGGCGAGCGGGCCATTGCGTGGCCGCAAATACGAGCTCTACGAAGGCGGAATCCGGGTACCAGCCATAGCGCGGTGGACGGGAACCATTACTGCCGGTGTCGACAACGATTTGCCCATACATTTCGCCGACATCATGCCGACCTTCGCCGAGTTGGCAGGCGATCGTTCCCTGCCGCCGAGCGATATTGACGGGATTTCCGTTGCGCCAGCATTGCTGGGTGCGAGGCGCGGTGGCGTGCAGGAAAAGCGCGAGTTCATGTATTGGGATTTGGATTCCGGCAGCCGGGCCGTGCGCATGGACGAGTGGAAACTCGTCTTACCGAAGCGGGACGCGAAGTTGGAATTGTACGATTTGAAGTCCGATATTGGCGAATCGCGCGATGTATCTGCCGACCACCCGGATGTGGTGGAGAAGATGCGCGCGTGCATGGACGCCAATTACACGCCGCCGCCGCCGCAGATCGAGCCGCCTATTCCGGACGGACGCCAGTACCGCTAA
- a CDS encoding response regulator: MSVSVLVVDDSETVRAIIEKTMRMADVPLKELFTAADGQEALDVLKHNWIDLVLTDINMPVMSGVQLIEHMSADDDLKGIPIVVVSTEGSSTRIEELKAKGVRAYIRKPFTPEKFREVFIELLGVNDEH; encoded by the coding sequence ATGTCAGTAAGCGTTCTGGTCGTCGACGATTCGGAGACCGTCCGGGCAATCATCGAGAAGACCATGCGAATGGCGGATGTTCCGCTCAAGGAGTTGTTCACGGCGGCAGACGGGCAAGAAGCGCTTGACGTGCTGAAGCACAACTGGATCGATCTCGTCCTGACCGATATCAATATGCCGGTGATGTCCGGCGTGCAACTAATCGAACACATGAGCGCGGACGACGATCTCAAAGGTATTCCAATTGTCGTTGTGTCGACCGAAGGAAGCAGTACGCGAATTGAAGAACTCAAGGCAAAAGGGGTTCGCGCCTATATCCGCAAGCCGTTTACGCCTGAAAAGTTTCGCGAAGTGTTTATCGAGTTGTTGGGGGTGAACGATGAACACTAA
- a CDS encoding chemotaxis protein CheX, with protein sequence MNTNLKDVVNDVFPQMLESLTFMFADPDEGVSPPGMPHDAVLVRIAFSGERNGAIEMAIGRSLGLEMAGNLLGLEPQADNAQKYGDDALRELMNVTCGHILTAMAGDRPVFNLTIPSISPMDGADWDALSRDESAAQFSIDGRPVRMRVQLEA encoded by the coding sequence ATGAACACTAATCTCAAGGACGTCGTGAACGACGTGTTCCCGCAAATGCTGGAATCGCTGACGTTCATGTTCGCGGACCCGGACGAGGGTGTGTCCCCTCCGGGAATGCCGCACGACGCCGTCCTGGTGCGGATCGCGTTCTCCGGGGAACGCAACGGCGCAATTGAGATGGCTATTGGCCGTTCGCTCGGATTGGAGATGGCCGGAAACCTGCTTGGCCTCGAACCGCAGGCCGACAACGCCCAGAAATACGGCGACGACGCCTTGCGGGAGCTGATGAATGTCACGTGCGGACACATCCTGACCGCGATGGCCGGCGACAGGCCGGTGTTTAACCTCACAATTCCAAGTATTTCTCCCATGGACGGCGCGGACTGGGATGCGTTGTCGCGCGATGAGAGCGCAGCCCAGTTCTCCATAGACGGACGGCCAGTGCGAATGCGCGTCCAATTGGAGGCATAA
- a CDS encoding chemotaxis response regulator protein-glutamate methylesterase yields the protein MGKRIRVLVVDDSALVREILSRELARDPDIEVVGTAPDPYVARDKIVALAPDVITLDIEMPRMDGLTFLRKLMRHHPMPVIVVSSLTPKGGDLALEALDAGAVEVMCKPGASYTVGDMSVALVDKIKASARVIVAKREGKAPGAGVPQRLSMSRTTHKVIAIGASTGGTDALTTILTSLPPDAPGIVVVQHMPEHFTRSFANRLNELCAMEVKEAEDNDTVVPGRVLVAPGNYHMLLRRNGAVYCVNVKQGPLVSRHRPSVDVLFKSVAKYAGKNAVGVLLTGMGADGADGMLKMKEQGALTIAQDEATSIVFGMPKEAIARGAAHHVVALQNVSATMLQLAQQG from the coding sequence ATGGGCAAGCGAATTCGTGTACTCGTGGTAGACGATTCTGCGCTCGTTCGAGAGATTCTATCGCGCGAGCTTGCGCGCGACCCCGACATTGAAGTGGTGGGTACCGCACCCGATCCCTACGTTGCCCGCGACAAGATCGTGGCGTTAGCGCCCGACGTCATAACCCTGGACATCGAAATGCCGCGTATGGACGGGCTGACGTTTTTGCGCAAACTGATGCGCCATCATCCGATGCCCGTCATTGTCGTGTCTTCGCTCACTCCCAAGGGCGGCGACTTGGCGCTCGAAGCCTTGGATGCCGGCGCGGTCGAGGTCATGTGCAAGCCGGGCGCCTCGTATACGGTCGGGGACATGTCGGTCGCACTTGTCGACAAGATAAAAGCTTCCGCGCGCGTGATTGTCGCCAAGCGCGAAGGGAAGGCGCCGGGCGCGGGTGTACCGCAACGGCTCTCGATGTCGCGCACGACGCACAAAGTCATCGCCATCGGAGCGTCGACGGGCGGTACCGATGCGCTGACTACGATACTGACCAGTTTGCCGCCCGATGCGCCGGGCATCGTCGTCGTGCAGCACATGCCGGAACACTTCACGCGCTCGTTCGCGAACCGCCTGAACGAACTCTGCGCCATGGAAGTCAAGGAAGCTGAAGACAACGACACCGTCGTGCCCGGCCGGGTGCTCGTTGCGCCGGGCAACTACCACATGCTGCTCCGCCGCAACGGCGCGGTCTACTGCGTGAACGTGAAGCAGGGGCCGCTCGTTTCGCGCCATCGTCCGTCGGTAGACGTGTTGTTCAAGTCCGTCGCGAAGTATGCAGGCAAGAACGCCGTGGGCGTATTGTTGACGGGTATGGGCGCTGACGGCGCGGATGGAATGCTCAAAATGAAGGAGCAGGGCGCGCTGACCATTGCACAGGACGAAGCGACGAGCATAGTGTTCGGCATGCCCAAGGAAGCCATCGCCCGTGGCGCCGCGCACCATGTTGTCGCGTTGCAGAATGTATCGGCCACAATGCTTCAACTCGCACAACAGGGCTGA
- a CDS encoding sugar phosphate isomerase/epimerase has product MSTSRRQFIAGTLTAAALGSFAPGRAANTKPRIKIGACDWSIGMTANPAALDIAKTIGLDGVQVSLGNLANDMHLRRTEMQDQYKAAVATTGIEVLSLAIGELNNIPYKSDPRTIAWVSDSIDVCGALGCRVVLLAFFHHGDLRNDPAGTDETVRRLRDVAPKAEKKGVVLGIESWLSAEDHMRIIDRVGSPSVKVYYDVANSTERGYDIDKEIRWLGKQGQICEFHMKEDGSLLGEGRVDFAKVRAAIDDIGYSGPVQIEGAVPPGGDVIESYIANRKYLQRTFAPAETSTN; this is encoded by the coding sequence ATGTCAACCAGTCGGCGCCAGTTTATCGCCGGAACGCTGACTGCCGCTGCTCTCGGCTCGTTCGCCCCGGGCCGTGCGGCAAATACCAAGCCTCGCATCAAGATCGGCGCGTGTGACTGGTCCATAGGTATGACGGCAAACCCGGCGGCGCTTGATATAGCCAAGACGATTGGCCTCGACGGGGTGCAAGTAAGTCTTGGAAACCTGGCCAACGACATGCACCTTCGCCGCACCGAAATGCAGGACCAATACAAAGCCGCAGTCGCGACGACGGGCATCGAAGTGTTGTCGCTTGCCATCGGCGAACTAAACAACATTCCATACAAAAGCGATCCGCGCACGATCGCCTGGGTCAGCGACAGCATCGACGTTTGCGGGGCGCTGGGTTGCCGCGTGGTGCTGCTCGCGTTCTTTCACCACGGCGACCTTCGCAATGACCCCGCCGGCACGGACGAAACCGTGCGGCGCCTTAGGGACGTCGCTCCCAAAGCCGAGAAGAAGGGCGTCGTCCTCGGCATCGAAAGTTGGCTCAGCGCCGAAGACCATATGCGCATCATTGACCGCGTCGGCTCGCCGTCGGTCAAGGTCTATTACGACGTCGCCAACTCGACCGAGCGTGGCTACGACATCGACAAGGAAATCCGTTGGCTTGGCAAACAAGGGCAAATATGCGAGTTCCACATGAAGGAAGACGGCTCGCTGCTCGGCGAGGGTCGCGTCGATTTCGCCAAAGTCCGCGCCGCGATTGACGACATCGGTTACTCGGGCCCGGTGCAAATTGAAGGCGCCGTCCCGCCCGGCGGCGACGTCATCGAGAGCTACATCGCGAATCGCAAGTATCTGCAACGCACCTTCGCGCCGGCCGAAACGTCAACGAATTGA
- a CDS encoding sulfatase: MDKITRRSFVAQTAAGAATASAIAHARPAERRPNVLWITCEDMSPHLGCYGDSYANTPNLDAFAREGLRYTHAFSVSGVCAPSRSCLITGMYPTTLGTCHMRCDNTPPDHVRCFPAYLRRAGYYCTNNVKTDYNFAVPRDAWDANSKDAHWRNRKDPDQPFFAVFNSTVTHESQIGNLNSIPKALEARIPGGLHDPAKAALPPFYPDTELIRKHWAHMYDCVSAMDVWAGDLLTQLKEDGLAENTVVFFFGDHGDGIPRAKRWMYDSGLRVPLLVRWPKHLRPETTTDRLVSFVDFAPTVLSLAGVNQPEHMQGSAFLGKHEGKPRKYIYAARDRMDERYDIIRAVRDKRYKYIRNYEPTKPYDQYLSYCESWPIMQELRRVEAANGLDENQKLFFRDTKPVEEFFDTENDPYELHNLADDPTHARKLSELRKAMDAWLDEESDLGLVPESELHRFLPAAQPDLRDNNHPEYDTPNGVIVSVFGSELNDYIHDLNGPKKLLRYRAIASIAIAGPTAANTLLAALTDSDVCVAYWAALGLANLRTANAATLDALTAALDHDSVTVRVAAARALAELGAPDRAIPVALRAMDEPNVFVRLAACQVLERIDPKTDTMLAALRAASENPEDPRNYPSRVARHALGLPAVRR; the protein is encoded by the coding sequence GTGGACAAAATCACACGCCGATCCTTTGTCGCACAGACCGCCGCGGGAGCGGCCACCGCCAGTGCCATCGCCCACGCACGGCCAGCGGAGCGACGCCCCAACGTCCTCTGGATTACCTGCGAAGACATGTCGCCCCATCTCGGCTGCTACGGTGATAGCTACGCCAATACGCCCAACCTCGACGCATTCGCGCGCGAAGGCCTTCGCTACACGCATGCGTTTTCCGTCTCCGGCGTGTGCGCTCCCAGCCGCTCGTGTCTCATCACCGGCATGTACCCCACCACCCTCGGCACCTGTCACATGCGATGCGACAACACGCCGCCGGACCATGTGCGATGTTTCCCGGCATACTTGCGCCGTGCGGGATATTACTGCACGAACAACGTCAAGACGGACTACAACTTCGCCGTGCCACGGGATGCGTGGGACGCAAACAGCAAAGATGCGCACTGGCGAAATCGGAAAGACCCGGACCAACCGTTCTTCGCGGTGTTTAACTCCACCGTCACGCACGAATCGCAGATCGGCAATCTGAACAGCATCCCGAAAGCGCTCGAAGCACGCATCCCAGGCGGCCTGCACGATCCCGCAAAGGCCGCGCTTCCCCCCTTCTATCCCGACACCGAACTCATCCGAAAACACTGGGCCCACATGTACGACTGCGTCTCCGCGATGGATGTGTGGGCGGGCGATCTATTGACGCAACTCAAAGAAGACGGCCTGGCCGAAAACACCGTCGTCTTCTTCTTCGGCGATCACGGCGACGGCATCCCGCGCGCAAAGCGGTGGATGTATGACTCGGGACTTCGCGTGCCGCTACTCGTGCGCTGGCCCAAACACCTCAGGCCGGAAACCACCACAGACCGCTTGGTCAGCTTCGTCGACTTCGCGCCAACCGTGCTGTCTCTTGCCGGCGTCAATCAGCCGGAACACATGCAAGGCAGCGCCTTCCTCGGCAAGCACGAAGGAAAGCCACGCAAGTACATCTACGCTGCGCGCGACCGCATGGACGAACGCTACGATATCATTCGCGCCGTGCGCGACAAGCGGTATAAGTACATTCGAAACTACGAACCCACCAAACCCTACGACCAATATCTCTCCTACTGCGAGAGCTGGCCGATCATGCAGGAATTGCGGCGCGTTGAGGCCGCGAACGGCCTTGACGAAAACCAGAAACTGTTCTTTCGCGATACCAAACCCGTCGAGGAGTTTTTCGACACCGAAAACGATCCATACGAACTTCACAACCTCGCAGACGACCCGACGCATGCGAGGAAACTTTCCGAACTGCGCAAAGCTATGGATGCTTGGCTCGACGAGGAAAGCGATCTGGGACTCGTCCCCGAATCGGAACTGCACCGCTTTCTGCCCGCGGCACAGCCAGACCTACGCGACAACAACCATCCCGAATACGACACACCGAACGGCGTGATCGTCTCTGTTTTCGGGAGCGAGTTGAACGACTACATTCACGATCTCAACGGTCCGAAGAAACTGCTACGCTATCGCGCCATTGCGTCCATCGCGATTGCCGGCCCCACTGCGGCGAACACGTTGCTCGCCGCGCTCACGGACTCGGACGTATGCGTCGCCTACTGGGCCGCCCTCGGGTTGGCGAATCTGCGAACGGCAAACGCCGCAACGCTCGACGCGTTAACCGCCGCGCTGGACCACGACTCCGTCACCGTGCGTGTCGCTGCGGCTCGCGCGCTCGCGGAACTTGGAGCGCCCGATCGGGCGATCCCGGTCGCACTGCGCGCCATGGACGAACCGAACGTATTTGTGCGCCTCGCCGCATGCCAGGTACTCGAGCGCATCGATCCCAAAACGGACACGATGCTCGCCGCATTACGTGCCGCTTCGGAAAACCCGGAAGACCCGCGCAACTACCCGTCGCGCGTCGCCCGTCACGCACTTGGGTTACCCGCTGTGCGGCGTTGA
- the sixA gene encoding phosphohistidine phosphatase SixA gives MFLYLMQHGDAVAKDVNPDRPLSEQGRAHVERVARCVAAAGVQIPQVWHSGKTRARETAEILARATGGTVEERDRLRPDDDIRSALKQIAQAKCDVAIAGHLPHLSLLAAELLRAKGGHNPIQFQRGGIVALECAGEEQWRVRWMIVPELLRD, from the coding sequence ATGTTTCTATACCTCATGCAACACGGCGATGCCGTCGCCAAGGACGTAAATCCCGACCGTCCGCTAAGCGAACAGGGCAGGGCTCATGTAGAACGCGTAGCGAGATGTGTTGCCGCAGCCGGGGTGCAAATTCCTCAGGTGTGGCACAGCGGCAAGACGCGCGCGCGCGAAACGGCGGAAATCTTGGCCCGTGCAACGGGCGGGACTGTTGAAGAGCGCGATCGACTGCGGCCGGACGACGATATTCGGTCCGCGCTGAAGCAGATCGCGCAGGCAAAGTGCGATGTGGCGATCGCAGGCCACCTCCCCCATCTTTCATTGCTGGCTGCCGAGCTATTGCGCGCAAAAGGTGGCCACAATCCGATTCAATTTCAACGCGGCGGAATCGTCGCGCTCGAATGCGCCGGCGAAGAACAGTGGCGCGTGCGTTGGATGATTGTGCCGGAACTGCTGCGCGATTGA
- a CDS encoding arylsulfatase, which yields MHSISRRSFLGGAIAAAAATNIAGGQAPTPPNIVFILADDIGSGDLGCYGAAKVKTPNLDRIAHEGVKCTDAHSPAAVCTPTRYGFITGQYAWRNPMGDHILSGVAPLAVPTKMPTIASVLKNAGYATGIVGKWHLGFGTETDPVDYNKEVAPGPLDIGFDYAFVIPATGDRVPCVYVENRRVAGLDPTDPIRVSYGEKIGNDPTGLDHPELLKIKADKSHSQTIVNGVSRIGYMSGGNGARWVDEDMADTITGKAVSFIERNKAKSFFLYFATHDIHEPMVPHPRFRGTSECGWRGDVIHQLDWSVGQILDTLDRLGLAENTLVVFSSDNGGAIKDTYDDGTNALHALQPPNGALRGQKGELYEGGHRVPFLARWPGHIKPESTSSATFALVDMIATFSAVAGRTLPRNAGPDSFNVLPALLDDPAANAVRDHLVMQSNASHTLAIRKGPWKLIVHRPPKAPDKPSFVLFNLDDDPSESNDLAKINPEKVSELNTLLESIKANGHSRPSYSG from the coding sequence ATGCATAGCATCTCGCGCAGATCGTTTCTTGGCGGCGCCATCGCCGCGGCCGCTGCAACGAACATTGCTGGCGGACAAGCCCCCACCCCTCCGAACATTGTATTTATTCTCGCGGACGACATCGGCTCCGGTGACTTGGGATGCTACGGCGCGGCAAAGGTGAAGACACCAAACCTGGACCGCATCGCGCACGAAGGCGTGAAATGCACCGACGCCCACTCCCCCGCCGCCGTGTGCACGCCGACGCGATACGGTTTCATCACCGGGCAGTACGCGTGGCGCAACCCGATGGGCGATCACATCCTCAGCGGTGTCGCGCCGCTGGCCGTGCCCACAAAGATGCCGACCATCGCATCGGTACTAAAGAACGCGGGCTACGCAACCGGCATCGTCGGTAAATGGCATCTGGGATTCGGCACCGAAACAGACCCCGTCGACTACAACAAGGAAGTTGCTCCCGGCCCGCTCGACATCGGATTCGACTACGCATTCGTGATTCCCGCTACGGGCGATCGCGTGCCCTGCGTATACGTCGAGAACCGGCGTGTCGCGGGTCTTGATCCCACCGATCCGATTCGAGTCAGCTACGGCGAGAAAATCGGTAACGATCCTACCGGACTCGACCATCCCGAACTGCTGAAAATCAAGGCCGACAAAAGCCACTCGCAAACCATCGTGAACGGCGTCAGCCGCATCGGCTACATGTCAGGCGGCAACGGCGCACGCTGGGTGGACGAAGACATGGCTGATACGATCACCGGCAAGGCCGTATCGTTTATCGAGCGCAACAAGGCCAAATCATTCTTCCTGTACTTCGCGACACACGACATTCACGAGCCGATGGTCCCGCACCCGCGGTTCCGCGGCACGAGCGAATGCGGGTGGCGTGGTGATGTAATCCACCAATTGGACTGGAGCGTCGGTCAAATCCTCGATACGCTCGACCGCCTCGGCCTCGCCGAAAATACACTCGTCGTCTTTTCCAGCGATAACGGCGGCGCGATAAAGGACACCTATGACGACGGCACCAATGCGTTGCACGCGCTCCAACCACCAAACGGCGCGTTGCGCGGGCAGAAGGGCGAGTTGTACGAAGGCGGGCATCGCGTGCCGTTTTTGGCCCGCTGGCCGGGACACATCAAACCCGAGTCGACGTCATCGGCAACCTTCGCCCTCGTCGACATGATTGCGACTTTTTCCGCCGTGGCCGGGCGCACGCTCCCACGGAACGCAGGCCCAGACAGCTTCAATGTGCTGCCCGCTCTCCTCGACGATCCGGCTGCCAACGCCGTACGCGATCATCTGGTAATGCAGTCGAACGCATCCCACACGCTTGCGATTCGCAAGGGGCCGTGGAAACTCATCGTCCATCGTCCGCCCAAAGCACCGGACAAACCGTCATTTGTATTGTTCAATCTGGATGACGACCCGTCTGAGTCGAACGATTTGGCGAAGATCAATCCAGAGAAAGTGTCCGAGTTAAACACATTATTGGAATCCATCAAAGCCAACGGCCACAGCCGGCCATCGTACTCAGGTTAG
- a CDS encoding exo-alpha-sialidase — translation MARIATTLIAALLFADANAFAQWPASVKNVVVFKETEKFAGWPANNGMWAWGNEMVVGFVVGTFDNDKIGGHPIKPPQTQRQARTLDGGESWTIEKPSFLNDDEKETEPTALHEAIDFTHPDFAFKFRSQNAAFYFSTDRCKTWNGPFSFPTFDRPGLLARTDYIVNGKHDMFVFLTSPKDDGKEGWPYCARTRDGGLTWQHVGWIGKQPPVNTYGYAIMPSTVRLASGAFLSIIRHGGQFDGKKSWWLDAYLSPDEGKSWYLLDKPKIDNAGNPASLIRLADGRLALIYGWRHAPYGVRAILSSDEGQTWSNEIIVRHDGARWDLGYPRSAQRPDGKIVTCTYYNDATAKERYIAATIWDPAMQEE, via the coding sequence ATGGCCCGCATCGCCACGACCTTAATTGCCGCATTACTTTTTGCAGACGCTAACGCATTCGCGCAATGGCCTGCGTCCGTCAAAAACGTTGTCGTGTTCAAGGAAACCGAAAAGTTCGCCGGCTGGCCCGCAAACAACGGCATGTGGGCCTGGGGTAATGAAATGGTCGTCGGGTTCGTCGTGGGTACATTCGACAACGACAAGATTGGCGGCCACCCCATCAAGCCCCCGCAGACGCAACGCCAGGCGCGTACGCTCGACGGCGGCGAATCGTGGACTATCGAGAAGCCGTCGTTCCTCAACGACGATGAGAAGGAAACCGAGCCGACTGCATTACACGAAGCGATTGATTTCACGCATCCGGACTTCGCCTTCAAGTTCCGATCGCAGAACGCCGCTTTCTACTTCAGCACGGACCGCTGCAAGACATGGAACGGGCCCTTCTCCTTTCCCACCTTTGACCGGCCCGGCCTGCTCGCGCGCACCGACTACATCGTGAACGGTAAACACGACATGTTTGTGTTCCTCACGTCGCCGAAAGACGATGGCAAGGAGGGGTGGCCCTATTGCGCGCGCACGCGCGATGGCGGCCTTACATGGCAGCACGTCGGATGGATTGGCAAACAGCCGCCCGTGAACACGTACGGCTACGCGATTATGCCGTCCACCGTCCGCCTCGCAAGCGGCGCATTCCTCTCCATCATCCGCCACGGCGGACAATTCGATGGGAAAAAATCGTGGTGGCTCGACGCCTACCTCTCGCCGGACGAGGGCAAGTCGTGGTACCTGCTCGACAAACCCAAAATCGACAACGCGGGAAATCCCGCCAGCCTCATCCGGCTTGCCGACGGCCGGCTCGCGCTGATCTACGGCTGGCGCCACGCCCCCTACGGTGTCCGCGCAATCCTCTCCAGCGACGAAGGCCAAACCTGGAGCAACGAAATCATCGTGCGCCACGACGGCGCCCGCTGGGACCTCGGCTATCCACGCAGCGCCCAACGCCCTGACGGAAAAATTGTCACCTGCACCTACTACAACGACGCCACCGCAAAGGAACGCTACATCGCCGCGACCATCTGGGACCCGGCAATGCAGGAAGAGTGA
- a CDS encoding esterase family protein, with protein sequence MRLARALLLASATTGLFAAHAATPRPEPPARDPHTPGYVEATELPDGAVPPVNANGNFIIGPTHNPAPEMIVRDDVPHGTIHELVMRSTDSKIYPGIARDKDTFGAPDPDNPAKLIVTTSRPAPYTRKVAVYVPQQYVLGAEAPFIIGADGPDPLLFTALDNLIAQARVPVMIAISIGNGSGDAQGSQRGLEYDTMSGNYAEFVETEVLPLVEARCNVILTKDPNGRATMGCSSGGACAMIMAWYRPDLYRRVLSFSGTFVNQQWPYNPDTPHGAWGFHETIIPNSPVKPLRIWMHVGDKDLLNPNIMRDDMHDWVLANERMAKALAGKGYAYQFTFARNARHCERSVKEQLLPQALEYVWQGYPLTKP encoded by the coding sequence ATGAGACTTGCCCGCGCACTACTGCTCGCAAGCGCCACGACGGGCCTGTTCGCCGCGCACGCCGCCACGCCACGCCCCGAGCCGCCAGCACGCGATCCCCACACGCCGGGATACGTCGAGGCAACCGAACTGCCCGACGGCGCGGTCCCTCCCGTCAATGCAAATGGCAATTTCATCATCGGCCCCACGCACAATCCCGCGCCGGAGATGATCGTCCGCGACGATGTTCCACACGGCACGATTCACGAACTCGTCATGCGATCGACCGACAGCAAAATCTATCCCGGCATCGCGCGCGACAAAGATACCTTCGGCGCGCCCGATCCCGACAACCCCGCGAAGCTCATCGTCACCACGAGCCGCCCCGCGCCGTACACGCGCAAAGTCGCCGTATACGTCCCGCAACAATACGTGTTGGGCGCCGAAGCGCCGTTCATCATCGGTGCGGACGGCCCCGATCCGCTTTTGTTTACCGCGCTCGACAATCTAATCGCGCAAGCGCGCGTCCCGGTCATGATCGCCATCTCGATTGGCAACGGCAGTGGCGACGCCCAAGGCAGCCAACGCGGCCTCGAATACGACACCATGTCCGGCAACTACGCGGAATTCGTCGAGACCGAAGTGTTGCCGCTTGTCGAAGCCAGGTGCAATGTGATACTCACGAAAGACCCCAACGGCCGCGCCACGATGGGCTGCAGTTCCGGCGGCGCCTGCGCTATGATCATGGCCTGGTACCGGCCCGATCTATACCGCCGCGTGCTCTCGTTCTCCGGCACCTTCGTGAATCAGCAATGGCCGTACAACCCCGACACGCCACACGGCGCATGGGGCTTCCACGAAACCATCATCCCGAACAGCCCCGTCAAACCGCTCCGCATTTGGATGCACGTCGGCGACAAGGACCTGCTCAATCCCAACATCATGCGCGACGATATGCACGACTGGGTCCTCGCCAACGAACGCATGGCCAAAGCCCTCGCCGGCAAAGGGTACGCGTACCAGTTCACCTTCGCCCGCAACGCCAGACATTGCGAGCGTAGTGTAAAAGAGCAACTGCTCCCTCAAGCGCTCGAGTATGTTTGGCAGGGGTACCCATTGACCAAACCGTAG